The Streptomyces noursei ATCC 11455 sequence CGGCGACCGCCCGCCGCCACCGACACGGTGCGGGTCGGCGGACTGGTGCTGGACACGGCGGCGCGGACCGTCCGTCTCGACGGTCGACAGCGGGAGCTGACCCGGCGGGAGTTCGCACTGCTGGAGGTGCTGGCCCGCAACGCGGGGCTGGTCCTCAGCCGCGACCAGCTGCTGGAGCGGGTGTGGGGGTACGACTTCGACGTGCGCAGTGACGCCGTGGACACGTTCGTGAGCTATCTGCGGCGCAAGCTGGAGGCGGAAGGGCGGCCCAGGATCATCCACACGGTGCGCGGTGTGGGCTTCGTCCTGCGCGACCAGCAGCCGGACGCGGCGGTGGACACTCCGTGAGGCTGTCCACCCGCATCGCGCTCGTGGTGGGCGCCGTCGTACCGCTGCTGGTGGTGGCCTCGGGGTGGCTGCTCGTGGGCCTGGTGAGCAGGGACCTGCACGCGCAGGCCGACCAGCGGCTCAGCGAGCGCGCCCACGACGTGGCGGCGGTTGCCCGGGGGCTGCTGCGCGCCGCCTCCCAGGACCGCCCGCGGGCCGAACAGGCCCGCCAACGGAAGCTGTACAGCGCGGCCCTGGACGTCGGCATCCGGTTGCAGGGGCCGGACCGCACCGTACAGGACGGCCCGCAGCCGGATCCGTCCGTACGGCTGCCGACGACGCCCGGCAAGCCGGTCAGCGTCCATGCGCGGGGCAAAACCTGGCGCGTGCTGGCCCAGCGGATCAACGGCAAGGAGCCGGGCGTGCGGGGAACGCTGTGGCTGTTCTCCCCCGACTCGGTCAACCAGGCCCAGATCCAGCTCGTGCGCGGCCGGGTGGTCACCGTCGCGCTGCTCGCCGCCCCGGCGTCCGCGGGCCTGGCCTGGGCGCTGGCCGCCGGCGCCGCCCGGCCGCTGCGGCGGCTCCAGCGGCGCACCAGCGGTCTCGATCCCCGTACCAGCGACGTCCGATTGGAACACCGCCCGACCCGGATCACCGAGGTCGACGACCTCGCGCACACCGTGCAGACCGTTCTGGCCCGCTACGACGAACAGGCCGCCCGGACCGCCGAGGCGCTGGCGACGGCCCGCTCCTTCTCCGCCGCGGCCTCCCACGAACTGCGCACGCCGCTGACGAGCATGCAGACCAGCCTGGACATCCTCGACGCCTTCCAGGACCTCGACGCCCAGGACCGGGCGGAAACGGTGGAGGACCTGCGGCGCGGCCACGCCCGCCTGCTGGGGCTGCTGGTGATGTTGCGGGCGCTGGCCCAGGGGGACCTGGTCGAGGCGGACGCGTTCGCACCCGTCGATCTTGCCGAGCTCACGGACGCCGCCGTGGCCGACTTCCGTCGCGCGCATCCCGACGCGGACGTGCAGGCGGAGTGCACCACGGGGCTGGTGGTGCACGGCTGGCAGCCGGGGCTGCGGTCGCTGGTGGACAACCTCCTGGCCAACGCCCTGGCACACGGCCGGTCCGCCGACGGCCGGGCCCGCATCGCGGTGGCCCTGCGGGCATCCGACGACGGGGGCGCCCCGGCGGCCGTGCTCACCGTGGACGACCAGGGGCCCGGGGTGCCGCCGGAGCAGCGGCAGACGATCTTCGAACGGTTCCATCGACGCGCCGAGAGCCCCGGATCCGGCCTCGGGCTCACGCTGGTCGCCCAGCAGGCCGAGCTGCACCACGCGCACCTGGAGGTGCGGACGCCTCCCGGTGGTCCAGGAGCCCGCCTCAAGGTCGCCTTCCCTCTCACCCGCCCGGGCCTGGACGGTGCCGCGGTACCGCACCGGGACTGGCTGGCGGACACTCACCACCGTCGACAGGAAATCCACAAAAACCGTCCCTAAGGTGCTCCTTGTGCGGAACGGCGGCGTTCACGCGACGAGGAGGACGTATGACCGTGCTGACCACGGAGACCGCGACCGCGCGCTGCCGCGAGGAGGTCCGAGGCCGGCCACCGGTCGCCCGCACGGCCGACACGGTGGTCGCCATACTCGCCGTGACCCTGCTCTCCCTGGCCCTCGCCCTGTGCGGAGCCCTGATCGCCGAGGACGGCAGCGGTGTGCGCGACGAAGGGCCCGCCACCGACACCTCGTACGGCAGCTGACCCGGTCACAAAGAAACCACAAGGTCGGCTCCTACCTTCGCTCGCACCCGGCCCACCACGCGCCCTCGGCGCAGCGGGCCTTCGCAGAACACAGCGATCGGAGAGAGACATGCGCGGACGCAGGACGACGATGACCGCGGCCTTGGCCGCCCTGGCCCTGGCGGGATCGGTGGCGGCCGGTGCCCCCTCGTACGCCGCGGGGAGCACGGCGCCGGCAGCCACCGCCACCGCCCACGCCAAGGGCCCGAAGGGCGATGGCGCCAAGGCACTGTGCCGTCGGGTGCCGAAGCTGGAGAAGCGGATCGAGAAGCGGATCACGCGCATGGAGGCCGGCGCCGGCACCCGTGGCTCGATCACGTACCTGGAGCAGCGCATCGCCAACGCGAAGAAGGCCGACCACCAGGCCATCGCCACGTTCCTCGGTGACCGCCTCACCACCCGCAAGACGCTGCTGCCGCTGCTGAAGCAGAAGCAGACCGACCTCAAGGCGGTCGCCACCTGGTGCGGCACCCACCACAACGGCACGTCGGCCGCGGCCTCGTGAACCGCCGCCGCGGCCTGCCCGCCGCCCTGCTGACCGTGGCTCTCGCGGTGCCCCTGTTCGCCACGGCGGCCTGTTCCCCGTCGTCGGCGTCGGGCGGCGCGGCCCCGGCCGCCGGCGGCACGGCCACCCCGCAGGACCAGCTCCCGCAGATGCGGAAGAAGGTCGACGACGCCCAGCACGCCGTCGCCTCGGCGGACGCCAACGGCGACGCCGACGACTCCGGCAACTGAATCGGGACACCGTCGCCCGTGCCGCTCCGCGAACCCCGCGAGCGGCACGGGCAACGCCCCTCACCTGCCCCAGATCCTCCGGTACGCCGCGCGATACCCGGGCGGGTCCCAGGTCGTCGCCCCCTGGCTGTTGGCGGCCGTGGCGATGTGCACGGGGGCGACGTATCCGCTGGCCGGCGCGCCGGCGAAGGCACGGTTGAGCTCGTCGAGGATCTGCCAGCCCTGCTGGGCGAACGGCTCGGGCACGGTGGCCGCCTGGAACTGCCGGCTGTTGATGCGCTGGAACGCGGACGGATCGCCGTCGCCCGCACCGATGTTGAAGGGGGCCCCGCCGCCCTTTCTCCGCGCGGCGCGCAGGGCCGGGGCGGAGTCGGAGAAGTACACGTCGTTGATGGCCACCGAGTGGGTCCAGGCATCCGGGAAACGCGAGAGGAGCGAGGCGACCTCCAGCGGGGTCCGGCTGCTGCTGTCCGGGATCGGGATGTTCTCCTCCGTCAGCACCCGCACGCCGGCGCAGGTGGCGAGTTCCTTCGCGATCAGGGTGGACTTGGTCTCGGCGAACGGGATCGAGGCATCGGTGAACACGACCACCCCGGCGTGACCGTGGGAGTGCGCGATGACCCAGTCCGCACTGGCCTTCGCGACATCCTCGACCCTGGTGGTGACGTTGGTGAAGAGCGCGGGACGCCGGCTCGGACCGGGGGAGCCGACCGCATGCCAGCCGACGAGCGGGATGTGGTTCGCGGCGGCCTTGGCGACCTGAGCCGACGTCAGGTCCGGGTCGAAGCCGCCGATGACGATGCCGTCGGGCCGGAGGCCGACGGCCTGGTCGAAGGCGGCCTGGATCCCCGTGGGGGTGCCCTGGCCGTCGATCACCCGGAGGTTCCAGCCGATGGCCCGAGCGGCCTCCTGCACCCCCTTGGCGGCGCCCGCGACGCCGGGGTTGGTCATGGTCTGCGCGACGTAGACGACGTCCTTGCCGGCGGCCGCCCGGGGGCCGCCGGCGGGACCGGGCGTCGCGGGAGCGGTCCTCTCGGCCTGCGCGACGGCCGCCGCGGCGCGGGCCTGGGTGGCGGGACAGCCGGGTCGCGCCGGGCTCGGCGCGACGGCTCCACCGCCGACCGACGCGCCGCGCTCGCAGCCGACGAGGACGAGACTGCCGGTGAGCACGGCGGCCGCCATCGACACGGCGACGGCACTGCCCAGGGCGGGCCGGCGCGGCGCGGGCCCGCGGACTCCTCGCGCGGGCGTGAGCAGCTGGTGACCGGCGGGGGTCACGAGGTGACCTTCGGCGGGTCGGGGAGTGCCCGTGGAGGTTCCTTCGGGCGTTGCCGCACCTGCCGGCGCGCGGTGTAGCCGGCCATGCCGACGGCGACGAGCAGGGTGGCGCCGTTGAACAGCGGGACGGCCCAGAAGCGGGCGCCCAACTGACCGATGCCGGCGAGCCCGATGGCGAGGACCACGACGGCGACCAGAGTGCCCACCGCGTTGGCCCGGCCGGGCCTGATCGTGGTGGAGCCGAGCAGCGCACCGACGAAGGCGGGCAGCAGATAGTCCAGTCCGACGCTGGGATTGCCGACCCGCTGCTGTGCGGCGAGCAGGACACCGGCGATGCCGACGACCAGGCCCGATCCGACGAAGGCGAGGACGACGTAGCGCCGGATGGGGATGCCGACCAGTTCGGCGGCGCGGGGGTTGGAGCCGATGACGTAGAGGTACCGGCCGAGCGGCAGCCGTTCCAGCAGCAGCCACACCAGGGCGGTGAGGAGCAGGACGTAGCAGGCGGACACCGGCAGGCCGAGGAATCTGGAGTCGTACAGGTCGGTGAAGGCGGTCGGCAGGCCGTGCGGGCGGGGGACGATCCGGGCCCCGTCGGTGACCCAGCCGGTGACGGCGTAGAGGATGCTGCCGGTGCCGAGGGTGGCGATGAAGGAGTCGATCCGCGCGAATTCGACGACCATGCCGTTGAAGGCGCCGACGACCGCACCACCGAGCACCACCACGAGGCAGGCGAGCGGCCAGGGCCAGGCGTCGACGGCGATGAGCTGCATGGCCATCACGTGCGCGAGGCCCAGACCGTAGCCGATGGACAGGTCGAACTTGGCGGTGGCGATGGGGATCGTCGCGCCGAGCGCGAGGACGGCCGGGATCGACTGGTTGGACAGGACCGCGGAGATGTTGTCCAAGGTGGGATAGGTCTCGGGCAGGGCGAGGGAGAAGGCCAGGAACAACAGGGCGGCCAGGGCCAGGAGGCCGTAGACGCCGAGGAGATGCCCGGCCCGGCGGCCCGGCGGGCGACGGGGGGAGCGGGTCACGGGCCCGTGGTCCCGGTGAGCGCGGGCATGGCGGAGGAAGCCCGGGTCAGGGCGCTGACGGTGAGGGCATCACCGGTCAGCTCCGCCGTCACCGCCCCACGGACGAACACCAGGGCCCGATGGCACACGTCGGTGACCTCCTCGAAGTCGGTGGAAAGCAGCAGGACGGCGAGGCCGCCGGCCAACGCGTCCCGGAGCAGGCGGTAGACCGCCGTTTTGGCGCCGACGTCCACCCCGGCGGTCGGCTCTTCGAGGATCAGCAGTCCGCGGTGCGTCCCGAGCCATCGGCCGACCATGACCTTCTGCTGGTTCCCCCCGGACAGGGTGGAGATCGGCGCTTCGCTGTCCCGGGGGTACACCGCGAACCGGGCCATCAGGACGCCGGCCTCGGCCCGCTCGCGCCGGGGTCCGGTCCAGTGGAGGGCCGGCAGGCCCCTCGCCCGTGGGTTGGCGAAGAGGTTCTCCCGCACGGTCAACTCGGCGGCGCAGCCCTCTTCCTGACGGTTGCTGCTGACGAATCCGACGCCGGAGCCGACCGCGGCCGCGACCGACCCCGGTCGGTAGGGACGTCCGTCGAGCAGGGCCCGTCCGCCGAGGAGGCGTCCGGCGCCGGCTAGGGCGCGGCCCAACTCCAGGTGCCCGGCGCCGGTGAGTCCCACCATGCCGAGGATCTCCCCGGCGTGCAGCTCCAGGCTGACCGGTGCGGTGTCGACGGTCCGTACGCGGTCCAGGCTCAGGACGGTGCGGCCGGTGGCGGGGGCGAGGCGGTGGCCGCCGGGTTCGTGGCCCACGATGTCGTGCACCAGCCGTGCCGGACTGTGGCCGGCGAGCGGGCCGTGGCGGACCAGGCGGCCGTCGCGCAGGACGGCGAAGGCATCGGCGACCTTGTACACCTCGTCGAGCCGGTGGGTGACGTAGACGAGGGCGTGGCCCTGGTCGCGCAGCATGTGCAGTACGTCGAAGAGCCGGGCGCAGTCCGCTGCCGGGAGGCTGGCCGTCGGCTCGTCGAGGACGATGACGCCGGCCCGGGTGGACAGTGCCCGGGCGATGGCCACCAGGGAACGCTCGGCCCGCGGGAGGTCGGCGAGGGGGGTGCGCGGGTCGAGGTGGGCGGCGATGATGCCCAGCGCCTCGGTGCAGCGCTCACGGGTCCGCCGCCAGGACAGCAGGCCGGCGCGGCGGGCGTACCCGGCGCCCAGGGCGATGTTCTCGGCGACCGTCATCCACTCGACCAGTCCGAGGTCCTGGTGGATGAAGGACATGGCGCGGGTGGCCGCTTCGGTGCCGAGCGGATGGCCGGCCACGGTCACCTCGCCGCGGTCCGCGCGGTGGACGCCGGCGAGGATCTTGATGAGGGTGGACTTTCCCGCGCCGTTGGGACCGAGCAGGGCGAGGACGCTGCCGGAGTGGATGTCGAGGTCGACGGCGTCCAGCGCGAGGGTGCCGCCGAACCGCTTGCTCAGGCCGCGGATCCGGATCAGCGGCTCTGGGCCGCGGGGCGCGGGAGGGCTGTGGTCGGGAGTGTCGGGCACGGACTTCTCCGGGGATCGGCCGCTCGGTGCACTGCCGGCATCCGGCACCGCATTGGCGCATGCTACGGCTCCCGTTGTCCTCCCTTCGGCTTCCATGCCGGAGGGGCCGTTGCGCGGTGTCCCGATTGGCCCAGGCCCACCCGTGCGCCCCGTCCACCCGCGCGGCCCGTCCACCCGGCGGTCGCTCAGAGGGCGGGAACGTCGTCGAAGTACGCCGCGACGGTGTCGGGCCTGCCGCCGGCCAACTGCAGGGCGCACTCGGCCCAGATGACCTTGCCGGTGGCGGTGTAGCGGGTGCCCCATGCCTGGGCGAGCTGTGCGACGAGGAACAGACCGCGCCCGCCCTCGTCGGTGGTCGCCGCATGGCGCAGATGCGGGGCGGTGCTGCTGGCGTCGGACACCTCGCAGGTCAGGGCGCGGTCGTAGAGCAGGCGTACCTGGATCGGGGCGGTGCCGTAGCGGATGGCGTTGGTGACCAGCTCGCTGAGCACCAGTTCGGCGGCGAAGGACACCTCGTCCAGTCCCCATGCGGCCAGTTGACGCGTCACGGCGGCGCGGAGACCGGAGACCAGCGCCGGGTCGGGGGTCGGTGTCCAGGTGGCGATCCGGTGCGCGTCCAACGCGTGGGTACGGGCCACCAGGAGGGCTATGTCGTCGGTGGGCCGGCGGGGCACCACCGTCCGCAGGACTTCCGCGCAGGTTTCCTCGGGCGGGCGGTTCGGGTGGGACAGCGCCCGGCGCAGTTGGTCGAAGGCGGTGTCGAGGTCGCGGCGGCGGTCCTCGACCAGCCCGTCGGTGTACAGGACGAGCTGACTGCCTTCGGGGAGGTGGAATTCGACGGTCTCGAAGGGGAGGCCGCCCAGGCCCAGCGGCGGTCCGGCGGGCAGGTCGGGGAAGGCGACGGCGCCGTCGGGGTGGACCAGCGCGGGGGGCGGATGGCCGGCCCGGGCCATGCAGCACTGCTGGGAGGTGGGGTCGTAGACGGCGTACAGGCAGGTCGCGCCGATGATGCGGGTCATCCCGTCGGCATCCTCGCCGCCCTCGTCCCGGTCGAGGCGCGCCACGAGGTTGTCGAGACAGGTGAGGACCTCGTCCGGGGCCAGCTCCAGTTCGGCGAAGTTCCGCGCCGCCGTGCGCAGTCGGCCCATGGTGGCGGCGGCGTGCAGCCCGTGGCCGACGACGTCCCCGACGACGAGGGCGACGCGGCTGCTGGAGAGGGGGATGACGTCGTACCAGTCTCCGCCGACCCCGGACTCGGCGGGCAGATAGCGATGGGCGACCTCGACGGCGTTCTGCTCGGGGAAGCTGTGCGGCAGCAGACTGTGCTGGAGCGCCAGCACCATGTTGTGTTCGCGGGTGTAGCGGCGGGCGTTGTCGATGCAGATGGCGGCGCGGGTGGCGAGTTCCTGGGCCAGCGAACGGTCGTCGTCGCCGAAGGGCGCGGGGTCCCGCGAGCGGTAGAAGCTCGCCACGCCCAGGGCGATGCCGCGGGCGATGAGCGGAACGGCGATCAGGGAGTGGACGTTGTGGTCGAGGAGGCGTTGGGCATGCCCGGGATCCTGGGCGATCCAGCCCGTGGCGGTCCTCAGCTCGGGTTCCAGTACCGACCGCCCGCTGGCCAGGCAGCGGAGTTGGGGAGTCGTGCTCCGAAGGCTGATCGGCTCACCGGCCGGGTAGAAGGGGCAGTCCTCGCGGTAGCCGTGGAGCACGACGCGGTGGAGGCCGGTGCGCGGGTCGGTCGGCTCGTCGCCGCGCAGCACCGCTTCGGGAAGTTCGATGGTGACGAAGTCGGCCAGGTGGGGGACGGCCATCTCGGCGAGTTCGTGGGCGGTGCGGGTCACGTCCAGGGTGGTGCCGATGCGGGTGCTGGCCTCGGAGAGCAGTTCCAGGCGGCGTCGGGCCGCCACCGCGTACTTCCCGACTCCCGGCTCGCCGACCAGCACCAGCCCGCTCGCCGTGTGCGCGGAGGCGGCTTCGGCGGTCCCGGGCGGGTGGGTCGTCGTGGCCGCCTTCCGGGCCGCGGTGCCGGGAACGGGCCACAGCCGCGGGAGCGCGGGCTCGGGGCTTTGTTGCGCCGGGGGGCCGGGTGAGGTCTCGGGCGGGGGCCCGGTCACGGCGGGGACGGCGACGGGCTGGTGCGGCGCGGCGAGGACGGCTTCGATGGCGATGCCCTCGACCCCGGAAGCGCTGGTGACCGGTCGGCTGAGCAAGGTCACCCGTCGCCCGCCGGGGAGGGGCACTTCCATGGCCGCCCGCTGGGCCAGGGCGATCAGATCAGCGGCCTTCTCCTGGAGGATCATCTGGTCCCGCCGGTCCAGCACGCCCTCGGTGAACTCGCCCGGCTGGCCGTCGCCGGTCGGTGTGCGGTGCCGGGCGTCGAGGTATGCCCGGAGCAGGGTGCGCTCCCGCGTCGAGCTCTGCTCCAGCAGGCGTCGTTCGATCGCGCCGGCCGCCTTGCGGATCACGGTGGCCAGCGCCGCGTCCACGTCGGTGAGCGGATAGCCCAGGCACAGCACGCCTTCGATGCGACCGCTGAGCGGGTCCCGGACCGGGATCGCGGAGCAGGCGTTGGCCTGGGAGCGTTCGGCGAAGTGCTCTGCACCGTAGACGTTGATCAGCTGCCGTTCCGCGAGCGCCAGACCGATGCCGTTGGTCCCGCCGAACTCCTCGGCGAACACATAGCCCGGGACGCTCTGGATCGCGGCCAGCCGTCGGACCTGGGACGGCTTGCCGAAGCGGCGTTGCAGCACGGCCCCGCGGCCGTCGGCGAGGGACACGTTCATGTCCCGGTCCGTGAACAGCTCCTGCAGCCGGTCCAGTACCGGCTCGGCCGCGCGGACGAGCCGGCCCTCCAGATCGAGGTCGGAGCGGTAGGGGAGTGCGCATCCGGCCGGGGAGAGTCCCAGGGCGAGGGAGCGCTCCCAGGAATTCAAGATCGGACTTCGTACGGCCTCGTCGACCGACTCGCCCCGAAGGAACCGGTCACGGGCGCGCGCGGGGCCGAGGTCGATTCCCACGAGCCCCATCCGAATCACTTCCCTTGCGGTACGTGCCGCAGGACCGCCCGTCACCCTCCCGTCGTCTGCCCGGAGCAGCTGTACCGTTCGCTCCGATTGTAGGGCTTTTCCGGGGGACGGTGCTGGTCAGAGGGGAGGCGGGGGCGTCACAGAACGGCGACCGGGGTGACGGGCGAGCCGGTGCCGCCAGGGACGTTCAGCGGAGCCACCAGCAGCAGAAAGACATGGCGGCCCGCCTCCGCACAGGCAGTCGACAGCGCCTCCAGATCGAGGTTGTCCAGCAGTGGCACCCCCATGGCCGCGATCGCCAGGGCGTGCACCGGAGAGTGCACGCCCTCGACCGGCGAGGGCCGGACATCGCTGTCGCCGTCGCCGCCGAGCAGGGCGATCCCGCGCGAGGCGAGCAGCGGCAGGGCGTCCACGTGGAAGCCGGCGCTCGCCGCGTCGGGGTTCCAGGCGCCGCGTTCCCGGCGGCGGCGCATGCTGCCGGTCCGCAGCAGCACCGCGTCGCCGTCGCCGATCGTCACACCCAGGGCCCGCTCCGCAGCGGCGACGTCCTCGGCGTGCACCGCTCGGGCGGGCTCCAGCCACGCGTTGCCCACGACGGTCGGCAGGTCGAGCAGCACCCCCCGGGTCACCAGGGGGCCGAGCGCCGCCACGGCCCCGAACCGGGCGCCCTTGGCGTCGACGAGTTCGCCCGCGGGGCGGCCGTCGTAGAGCCGCCCGCGGTAGGCGATGTGGGAGAGCGCGTCCAGGTGGCTGACGGCCTTGCCGTGGTAGTCGACGGCGAGGAAGTCCTTGTGCGTGGTGGGCTCCGGGGCCTCGACATCGCCGAGGTCGGACATGAAGTGCAACGCGGGCTTGGTGTTGTCCGGGCCGGCGGTCGTGTCCCACGGACGCGCCAGCGGGATCACCGCGCCGTCCCGGACCAGGGCGGTGGCCCGCCGTACGTGGTCCGGGGTCACCCGGTTCCAGGCGCCGCGGTCGGCCGGTGCCCAGCGGCCCCATGTGCGGACCGCAGCGAAGAGCGCGTCGAACTCCCGGCGCGACACGGCGGGCCCGTTGCCGGCACCGGTCGGCGGGGGAGACGGGGCGTCGCCGGGGTTGCTGGTCATCCGCTGTTCACCGCTCCAGGGTGGCGGGACCGTCGTCCGGCGGCACCGTGCCACCTTCCCCAGCATGTCCCCTCCGCGCGGCGCCCCGCATGTGATCGCCGGGGAATTCGCCGACCGGAAGCGCAAGACCATAGGCGACGAAAAGTAATGCCATTGGCGGGGCATCTCAAAGTTTTCGCCAAATTGAATTCACCTCATTGGTGGGATGAATGGCCGTCCGGATGTCGCTGACCAGGCGCCCGGACCAGCTCGCCGGCCGCAACTGGCCGGATATTTCGGCGTCTTGTGGTGGCGTCGAATCCTTTGTATCCGCCATGAATTTTCCGCGAAAAGTAACTTTTTCGTCACTGGCTATTTGCAGGGGCCGGAAAGCTCCCTACTCTGAGGCAACTTTCCGGCCAGCTGTCTTGAAAGGCCCCCCTCATGGCAAGCGTTGACGAGATCACGCCACTGCAGGCACGCCCACCAGGCACCCTGCGTAGGGATGTAGGACTGATCGGCCTGATGTGGGCCTCGGTCGGCTCCATCATCGGATCCGGATGGCTCTACGGTGCCCAGAAGGCCGTAGTCGTAGCAGGCCCGTCCGCGATCATCTCCTGGAGCATCGGCGCCGTCGCCATCGTGCTCCTGGCCCTGGTGCACGCCGAACTCGGCGGCCTCTTCCCCGTGGCCGGCGGCACCGCGCGTTACCCGCACTACGCCTTCGGCGGCCTGGCCGGCATGTCCTTCGGCTGGTTCTCCTGGCTCCAGGCGGCGACAGTGGCCCCGATCGAGGTCGAAGCCATGATCGGCTACGCCGGGCACTGGTCGTGGGCCAAGAGCCTCCAACACGCCAACGGAACCCTCACGGCCAGCGGCTTCATCGTCGCGGTCATCCTGATGGCGATCTTCGTCGCGGTGAACTTCCTGGGCGTGAAGGTGCTGGCCCACACCAACAGCGCCGCCACCTGGTGGAAGATCGCCGTACCCCTCGGGGCGATCTTCGTCATCGCGGCGACCAACTTCCACCCGCACAACTTCACCTCGCACGGCTTCGCCCCGTTCGGCGCCAAGGGCGTGCTCAGCGCCATCAGCACCAGCGGCATCATCTTCGCGCTGCTCGGCTTCGAGCAGGCCATCCAACTCGCGGGCGAGAGCCGCAACCCCAAGCGTGACCTGCCGCGCGCCACCATCGGCTCGGTCGTGATCGGCGCCGTCATCTACACCCTGCTCCAGGTCGTCTACATCGGCGCGCTGCCGCTGGCGTCCTTCGCACACGGGTGGGCCAAGCTGGACTACGCCGGCATCAGCGGCCCCTGGGCCGGTCTGGCCACCGTGGTGGGGCTGGGCTGGCTGGGCTGGGTCCTGTACGCGGACGCCATCATCTCCCCCGGTGGCACCGGCCTGATCTACACCACCTCCACCTCGCGGATCTCCTACGGCCTGAGCAAGAACGGCTACGCCCCCCGACTGTTCGAGAAGGCCGACGGCCGCGGGGTGCCGTGGTTCGGGCTGATCATCTCCTTCGTCACCGGCGTGATCTGCTTCCTGCCCTTCCCCAGCTGGCAGGAGCTGGTCTCCTTCATCACCTCGGCGAGCGTCCTGATGTACGCCGGTGCGCCGCTGGCGTTCGGTGTGTTCCGCGACCGTCTGCCGCACCACCAGCGTCCGTACCGCCTGCCCGGTGGCAAGGTGATCGCGCCGCTGTCCTTCGCCGTGGCGAGCCTGATCATCTACTGGGCCGGCTGGACCACCCTGGAACGGCTCGGCTGGGCCATCGTGATCGGCTACGTCCTGCTCGGCAGCTACGCCTGGTACGCCACGAAGAAGGGGCTGCCGAACGCTCCGCGCCTGGACTGGAAGGCCGCACGGTGGCTTCCGGTGTACCTCATCGGCATGGGCGTCATCTCCTGGCAGGGCGGCTTCGGCGGCCAGGGCCACATCCCGCTGTGGTGGGACATGGCGATCGTCACGGTGTTCTCGGTGGGCATCTACTACTGGGCCCTCGCCTCCGCGGTCCCGGCCGAGGCGATCGAGCAGAACATCGAGGAGGTCGCGGTCGTGGACGAGGGCGGCCACTGACCGCAACTCGCCCTGAGGCAGAGGAAAGCAGATGAGCCCGGCCGGTCACCCCGGCCGGGCTCATCGGCATTCGCCGCCGCGCGCACCAGGACCTCCGGCCATCACGTGTCCACCACCACGCACGATTCCCCACCTCTCGGCGTCAATGCCCCAACTCGCCATACCCGCAATGCCTTTCGCCCCGCCATGCGCCGCTACGGAACCCCATCCGCATCGAATTCCCGTGCGTCGATGAAGTGCTTCGAACGCCCCGTTCCCGCATTGCGGAAACCGCGCGGAGCGCTTCGCATGGCGGCGAGCCGGGTGAGTGCGCGACCGGATCGGGTGCGGCAAGCGGCTCAGGAACCGCCCGAACCGTTCGATGGCGGACGGGCCGCGGCAATGCCTGCGGCGCACGGGGCCTGACGGTCG is a genomic window containing:
- a CDS encoding SpoIIE family protein phosphatase, producing MGLVGIDLGPARARDRFLRGESVDEAVRSPILNSWERSLALGLSPAGCALPYRSDLDLEGRLVRAAEPVLDRLQELFTDRDMNVSLADGRGAVLQRRFGKPSQVRRLAAIQSVPGYVFAEEFGGTNGIGLALAERQLINVYGAEHFAERSQANACSAIPVRDPLSGRIEGVLCLGYPLTDVDAALATVIRKAAGAIERRLLEQSSTRERTLLRAYLDARHRTPTGDGQPGEFTEGVLDRRDQMILQEKAADLIALAQRAAMEVPLPGGRRVTLLSRPVTSASGVEGIAIEAVLAAPHQPVAVPAVTGPPPETSPGPPAQQSPEPALPRLWPVPGTAARKAATTTHPPGTAEAASAHTASGLVLVGEPGVGKYAVAARRRLELLSEASTRIGTTLDVTRTAHELAEMAVPHLADFVTIELPEAVLRGDEPTDPRTGLHRVVLHGYREDCPFYPAGEPISLRSTTPQLRCLASGRSVLEPELRTATGWIAQDPGHAQRLLDHNVHSLIAVPLIARGIALGVASFYRSRDPAPFGDDDRSLAQELATRAAICIDNARRYTREHNMVLALQHSLLPHSFPEQNAVEVAHRYLPAESGVGGDWYDVIPLSSSRVALVVGDVVGHGLHAAATMGRLRTAARNFAELELAPDEVLTCLDNLVARLDRDEGGEDADGMTRIIGATCLYAVYDPTSQQCCMARAGHPPPALVHPDGAVAFPDLPAGPPLGLGGLPFETVEFHLPEGSQLVLYTDGLVEDRRRDLDTAFDQLRRALSHPNRPPEETCAEVLRTVVPRRPTDDIALLVARTHALDAHRIATWTPTPDPALVSGLRAAVTRQLAAWGLDEVSFAAELVLSELVTNAIRYGTAPIQVRLLYDRALTCEVSDASSTAPHLRHAATTDEGGRGLFLVAQLAQAWGTRYTATGKVIWAECALQLAGGRPDTVAAYFDDVPAL
- a CDS encoding cyclase family protein, which gives rise to MTSNPGDAPSPPPTGAGNGPAVSRREFDALFAAVRTWGRWAPADRGAWNRVTPDHVRRATALVRDGAVIPLARPWDTTAGPDNTKPALHFMSDLGDVEAPEPTTHKDFLAVDYHGKAVSHLDALSHIAYRGRLYDGRPAGELVDAKGARFGAVAALGPLVTRGVLLDLPTVVGNAWLEPARAVHAEDVAAAERALGVTIGDGDAVLLRTGSMRRRRERGAWNPDAASAGFHVDALPLLASRGIALLGGDGDSDVRPSPVEGVHSPVHALAIAAMGVPLLDNLDLEALSTACAEAGRHVFLLLVAPLNVPGGTGSPVTPVAVL
- a CDS encoding APC family permease, whose translation is MASVDEITPLQARPPGTLRRDVGLIGLMWASVGSIIGSGWLYGAQKAVVVAGPSAIISWSIGAVAIVLLALVHAELGGLFPVAGGTARYPHYAFGGLAGMSFGWFSWLQAATVAPIEVEAMIGYAGHWSWAKSLQHANGTLTASGFIVAVILMAIFVAVNFLGVKVLAHTNSAATWWKIAVPLGAIFVIAATNFHPHNFTSHGFAPFGAKGVLSAISTSGIIFALLGFEQAIQLAGESRNPKRDLPRATIGSVVIGAVIYTLLQVVYIGALPLASFAHGWAKLDYAGISGPWAGLATVVGLGWLGWVLYADAIISPGGTGLIYTTSTSRISYGLSKNGYAPRLFEKADGRGVPWFGLIISFVTGVICFLPFPSWQELVSFITSASVLMYAGAPLAFGVFRDRLPHHQRPYRLPGGKVIAPLSFAVASLIIYWAGWTTLERLGWAIVIGYVLLGSYAWYATKKGLPNAPRLDWKAARWLPVYLIGMGVISWQGGFGGQGHIPLWWDMAIVTVFSVGIYYWALASAVPAEAIEQNIEEVAVVDEGGH